One Glycine max cultivar Williams 82 chromosome 4, Glycine_max_v4.0, whole genome shotgun sequence DNA segment encodes these proteins:
- the LOC100811108 gene encoding uncharacterized protein At5g39865 translates to MSRFPFFNRSNTIHSTKSESSQKPYLVHHHLHNLDRSGSVNRFYGSVDSMKSSIRGKMVKKLCTLFESSKKPLPEPESESESFSSSKSRSKTDSDSCITILFRLPGTEDRIVVYLTSLRGIRRTFEDCNAVRMILKGFRVWVDERDVSMDLSYREELQHVLGEHHVALPQVFIRGKYIGGADVIKHLFESGDLAKMILEGLPKLKPGFVCDNCGDARFVPCENCSGSRKVFDEDEGELKRCLECNENGLLRCPYCCS, encoded by the coding sequence ATGTCGCGGTTCCCGTTCTTCAACCGTTCGAACACGATTCACTCGACGAAATCGGAATCCTCGCAGAAACCCTACCTcgtccaccaccacctccacaaTCTTGACCGGTCCGGTTCGGTGAACCGCTTCTACGGTTCAGTGGACTCCATGAAATCCTCAATCCGCGGAAAAATGGTGAAGAAGCTCTGCACCTTATTCGAATCCTCCAAAAAACCCTTGCCAGAACCAGAATCCGAATCTGAAtcgttttcttcttcaaaatcacGTTCAAAAACAGATTCAGATTCGTGCATTACTATATTGTTTCGATTACCCGGCACAGAGGACAGAATAGTTGTGTATTTAACGAGCCTTCGCGGGATTCGGAGAACTTTCGAGGATTGCAACGCGGTCCGCATGATCCTGAAGGGGTTCAGGGTTTGGGTGGACGAGAGGGATGTGTCTATGGACTTGAGCTACAGGGAGGAGCTGCAGCATGTGCTGGGGGAGCACCATGTGGCGCTCCCCCAAGTTTTTATACGAGGGAAGTACATTGGTGGTGCTGATGTGATCAAGCATTTGTTTGAGAGTGGTGACTTGGCGAAGATGATTCTGGAAGGGCTCCCCAAGCTGAAACCCGGGTTCGTGTGTGACAATTGTGGGGACGCGAGGTTCGTGCCGTGCGAGAATTGCAGTGGGAGCAGGAAGGTGTTTGATGAGGATGAAGGGGAATTGAAGAGGTGCTTGGAATGCAATGAGAATGGACTCCTCAGGTGTCCGTATTGCTGttcttga